The following are from one region of the Bradyrhizobium septentrionale genome:
- a CDS encoding 30S ribosomal protein S2, which translates to MSLPEFNMRQLLEAGVHFGHQSHRWNPKMQDYIFGARNNIHIIDLAQTVPMLHRALQAVSDTVAKGGRILFVGTKRSAQDGVADAAKRSAQYFVNSRWLGGTLTNWKTISASIKRLRHLDDVLGSGEANSYTKKERLTLQRERDKLDRSLGGIKDMGGLPDMIFVIDTNKEDIAIQEAQRLNIPVAAIVDTNSDPKGITYVVPGNDDAGRAISLYCDLVARAAIDGISRAQGDSGIDIGASATPVQEELPAAAPSGFQGLAGPRGTADNLKKLTGVSGTIEKKLNDLGIFHYWQLAELDHDTAHKIGEEVGLPSRADAWVAQAKTLAEAE; encoded by the coding sequence ATGTCGCTGCCCGAATTCAATATGCGTCAGCTTTTGGAAGCTGGCGTTCACTTTGGTCACCAATCCCACCGCTGGAACCCGAAGATGCAGGATTACATCTTCGGCGCCCGCAACAACATCCACATCATCGACCTCGCGCAGACCGTGCCGATGCTGCACCGTGCCCTGCAGGCGGTCAGCGATACCGTCGCCAAGGGCGGCCGCATCCTGTTCGTCGGCACCAAGCGCTCGGCCCAGGACGGCGTTGCCGATGCTGCCAAGCGCTCGGCGCAGTACTTTGTCAATTCGCGCTGGCTCGGCGGCACGCTGACCAACTGGAAGACGATCTCGGCCTCGATCAAGCGGCTGCGTCACCTCGACGACGTGCTCGGGTCCGGTGAAGCCAACTCCTACACCAAGAAGGAGCGGCTGACGCTGCAGCGCGAGCGCGACAAGCTCGACCGCTCGCTCGGCGGCATCAAGGACATGGGCGGTCTTCCCGACATGATCTTCGTGATCGACACCAACAAGGAAGACATCGCGATCCAGGAAGCGCAGCGGCTCAACATCCCGGTCGCCGCGATCGTCGATACCAACTCGGACCCGAAGGGCATCACCTATGTGGTGCCGGGCAATGACGACGCCGGCCGCGCGATCTCGCTGTATTGCGACCTCGTGGCGCGCGCCGCCATCGACGGCATCTCGCGCGCTCAGGGCGATTCCGGAATCGACATCGGTGCGTCCGCGACCCCCGTGCAGGAAGAGCTCCCGGCGGCTGCACCGTCTGGCTTCCAGGGCCTTGCCGGCCCGCGCGGCACCGCCGACAACCTCAAGAAGCTCACCGGCGTGTCCGGTACGATCGAGAAGAAGCTCAACGACCTCGGCATCTTCCACTACTGGCAGCTCGCCGAGCTCGACCACGACACCGCGCACAAGATCGGCGAAGAAGTCGGTCTGCCGAGCCGTGCCGACGCCTGGGTCGCCCAGGCCAAGACGCTCGCCGAAGCGGAATAA
- a CDS encoding DUF2846 domain-containing protein, protein MFGRYAALLAGVLMVSGCVSDGVGTDYAAISQKFGPPKPGHSRIVVLQEKRKGLSMAICACDVKLDGQPIGKIIVGSYAFTDRPAGRHQLVASEVMFPGDTAHNFATEPGRTYFFLVRSSERHDAVMGVTMVGGLVGAVVASAATATAGNPGPAEFVALDEATARTTLADLQLAQ, encoded by the coding sequence ATGTTCGGACGTTATGCGGCCTTGCTGGCTGGTGTGTTGATGGTGTCGGGCTGCGTCAGCGATGGTGTCGGCACCGACTATGCGGCGATCTCGCAGAAGTTCGGGCCGCCGAAGCCGGGGCATTCCCGCATCGTCGTGCTGCAGGAGAAGCGCAAGGGACTGAGCATGGCGATCTGCGCCTGCGACGTGAAGCTCGATGGCCAACCGATCGGCAAGATCATCGTCGGAAGCTACGCGTTCACCGATCGCCCCGCCGGCAGGCATCAACTGGTCGCAAGCGAGGTGATGTTTCCCGGCGATACCGCGCACAACTTCGCAACCGAGCCGGGCCGCACCTACTTCTTTCTGGTGAGATCGAGTGAGCGGCATGACGCCGTCATGGGTGTGACGATGGTGGGAGGTTTGGTCGGTGCAGTCGTCGCATCGGCCGCGACCGCGACCGCCGGCAACCCCGGGCCGGCGGAATTCGTCGCACTGGACGAGGCGACCGCGCGCACGACGCTGGCGGACCTGCAATTGGCGCAGTAA
- the dnaE gene encoding DNA polymerase III subunit alpha, which yields MPNAGFVHLHVHSAYSLLKGSIKIAKLGELAKADRQPALALTDTDNMFGALEFSDKMAGYGIQPIVGCELAVDFGDVDPNARSILATAPTRIVLLAARERGYQNLMRLNSRAFLETPVNQTPHIKIDWLTDQAEDLIALTGGPDGPIALALRAEQAALAATRCERLAGLFGDRLYIELQRHGIDKERRTEGGLIDLAYSKGLPLVATNEPYFASNDDYESHDALLCIAGGHLIAETNREQLTPDHRFKTRAEMAVLFADIPEALASTVEIAERCSFRPKTRKPILPFFTVGAAASSDAAADEAAELKRQAEEGLANRLRVHGLSPGMTEEDYSKRLAFELDVITRMKYAGYFLIVSDFIKWAKAQGIPVGPGRGSGAGSLVAWVLTITDLDPMRFALLFERFLNPERVSMPDFDIDFCQDRRGEVIQYVQERYGRDQVAQIITFGTLQARGVLRDVGRVLQMPYGQVDKLTKLVPQNPAAPVTLAQAIEGEPKLQAFRDEDPVVARAFDIAQRLEGLTRHASTHAAGIVIGDRPLSELVPMYRDPKSDMPVTQFNMKWVEPAGLVKFDFLGLKTLTVLDVAVKLLKQRDVHVDLATLPIDDAPSYQMLARGDVVGVFQVESQGMRRALIDMRPDRFEDIIALVALYRPGPMANIPTYCARKHGDEESEYLHPILEPILKETFGVIIYQEQVMQIAQQMAGYSLGQADLLRRAMGKKIRAEMDKQRDVFVAGAMKNGVTKGQAETIFELLAKFADYGFNKSHAAAYALVSYHTAYMKAHYPVEFLAASMTLELNNTDKLSEFRSEAQRLGIKVEAPNINRSGPTFEVSGNTIYYALAALKGVGIQAVEQIIEERNKKGAFTSLADFAARVSPRAVNKRIIESLAAAGAFDTLEPNRARVFAGADAILAACQRSHEAATSGQNDMFGSAPDAPSIILPQVEPWLPADRLRREYDAIGFFLSGHPLDDYATALKRLRVQSWAEFSRAVKTGATAGKVAATVVSRMERRTKTGNKMGIMGLSDPTGHFEAVLFSEGLAQYRDVLEPGAAVLLQLGAELQGEDVRARVLHAEPLDHAAAKTQKGLRIFLRDTKPLDSIARRLNMPDAAPAPGGGAKVPAAKPAPAAAPPAGAADGDVSLVMMLDLETEVEMKLPGRYKVSPQIAGAIKAVTGVVDVQTL from the coding sequence ATGCCGAATGCCGGATTCGTCCACCTTCACGTTCATTCCGCCTATTCGCTGCTGAAGGGCTCTATCAAGATCGCCAAGCTGGGCGAGCTTGCGAAGGCTGACCGCCAGCCGGCGCTGGCGCTCACCGATACCGACAACATGTTCGGGGCGCTGGAATTCTCCGACAAGATGGCCGGCTACGGCATCCAGCCGATCGTCGGCTGCGAGCTGGCGGTGGATTTCGGCGACGTCGATCCCAATGCGCGCAGCATCCTGGCGACGGCGCCGACGCGGATCGTGCTGCTGGCGGCGCGCGAGCGCGGCTACCAGAACCTGATGCGGCTGAACTCGCGGGCGTTCCTGGAAACGCCGGTCAACCAGACCCCGCACATCAAGATCGACTGGCTGACCGACCAGGCCGAAGACCTGATCGCGCTGACCGGCGGCCCCGACGGGCCGATCGCGCTGGCGCTGCGTGCCGAACAGGCGGCACTGGCGGCAACCCGCTGCGAGCGGCTGGCTGGTCTGTTCGGCGATCGCCTCTACATCGAATTGCAGCGCCACGGCATCGACAAGGAGCGTCGCACCGAGGGCGGGCTGATCGATCTCGCCTACAGCAAGGGCCTGCCGCTGGTTGCGACCAACGAGCCGTATTTCGCCAGCAATGACGATTACGAATCGCATGATGCGCTGCTGTGCATCGCCGGCGGCCATCTGATCGCCGAAACCAATCGCGAGCAACTGACCCCGGATCACCGTTTCAAGACGCGTGCGGAAATGGCGGTGCTGTTCGCAGATATTCCGGAGGCGCTGGCCTCGACGGTCGAGATCGCCGAGCGCTGCTCGTTCCGGCCGAAGACCCGCAAGCCGATCCTGCCGTTCTTCACCGTCGGTGCCGCGGCGAGTTCGGACGCCGCCGCCGACGAGGCCGCCGAGCTGAAGCGTCAAGCCGAGGAGGGGCTTGCCAATCGCCTGCGAGTGCACGGTCTGTCGCCGGGCATGACCGAGGAGGACTACAGCAAGCGGCTCGCCTTCGAGCTCGACGTCATCACCCGCATGAAATATGCGGGCTACTTCCTGATCGTCTCGGACTTCATCAAATGGGCGAAGGCGCAGGGCATCCCGGTCGGACCGGGCCGCGGCTCCGGCGCAGGCTCGCTGGTCGCCTGGGTGCTCACCATCACCGACCTCGATCCGATGCGGTTTGCGCTGCTGTTCGAGCGCTTCCTCAATCCCGAACGCGTCTCGATGCCGGACTTCGACATCGACTTCTGCCAGGACCGCCGCGGTGAGGTGATCCAGTACGTGCAGGAGCGCTACGGCCGCGACCAGGTGGCGCAGATCATCACCTTCGGTACGCTGCAGGCGCGCGGTGTGCTGCGCGACGTCGGGCGCGTGCTGCAGATGCCGTACGGGCAGGTCGACAAGCTGACCAAGCTGGTGCCGCAGAATCCCGCAGCGCCGGTGACGCTGGCGCAGGCGATCGAGGGCGAGCCCAAGCTACAGGCGTTCCGCGACGAGGATCCGGTGGTGGCGCGCGCCTTCGACATCGCGCAGCGCCTCGAGGGGCTGACCCGCCATGCCTCGACCCACGCTGCCGGTATCGTGATCGGCGACCGGCCGCTGAGCGAGCTGGTGCCGATGTACCGCGATCCGAAATCGGACATGCCGGTCACCCAGTTCAACATGAAATGGGTCGAACCGGCGGGCCTTGTGAAGTTCGACTTCCTCGGCCTCAAGACGCTGACGGTGCTCGACGTCGCGGTCAAGCTGCTCAAGCAGCGCGACGTTCATGTCGACCTCGCGACGCTGCCGATCGACGACGCGCCAAGTTACCAGATGCTGGCGCGGGGCGACGTCGTCGGCGTGTTCCAGGTGGAAAGCCAGGGCATGCGGCGCGCGCTGATCGACATGCGGCCGGACCGCTTCGAGGATATCATCGCGCTGGTGGCGCTGTACCGTCCCGGTCCGATGGCGAATATCCCGACCTATTGCGCGCGCAAGCACGGCGACGAGGAGTCGGAATATCTGCATCCGATCCTGGAGCCGATCCTGAAGGAGACCTTCGGCGTCATCATCTATCAGGAACAGGTGATGCAGATCGCGCAGCAGATGGCCGGCTACTCGCTCGGCCAGGCCGACCTGCTGCGCCGCGCGATGGGCAAGAAGATCCGCGCCGAGATGGACAAGCAGCGCGACGTCTTCGTCGCCGGCGCGATGAAGAACGGGGTGACGAAGGGCCAGGCCGAGACGATCTTCGAGCTGCTCGCCAAGTTCGCCGACTACGGCTTCAACAAGAGCCACGCGGCGGCCTATGCGCTGGTGTCGTACCACACCGCTTACATGAAGGCGCATTACCCGGTTGAGTTCCTCGCGGCGTCGATGACGCTCGAACTCAACAACACCGACAAGCTTTCCGAATTCCGCTCCGAGGCGCAGCGGCTCGGCATCAAGGTCGAGGCGCCCAACATCAATCGCTCCGGCCCGACCTTCGAGGTCAGCGGCAACACGATCTACTACGCGCTCGCGGCGCTGAAGGGCGTCGGCATCCAGGCGGTCGAGCAGATCATCGAGGAGCGCAACAAGAAAGGCGCCTTCACCTCGCTCGCCGATTTTGCCGCGCGGGTCAGCCCGCGCGCCGTCAACAAGCGCATCATCGAAAGCCTCGCGGCAGCGGGCGCCTTCGACACGCTCGAGCCGAACCGCGCGCGCGTGTTCGCCGGTGCGGACGCGATCCTCGCCGCCTGCCAGCGCAGCCACGAGGCGGCAACCTCGGGCCAGAACGACATGTTCGGCAGCGCTCCGGATGCGCCGAGCATCATCCTGCCGCAGGTCGAGCCGTGGCTGCCCGCGGACCGGCTGCGGCGCGAATATGACGCGATCGGCTTCTTCCTGTCGGGCCATCCGCTCGACGATTACGCGACCGCGCTGAAACGGCTGCGCGTACAATCCTGGGCGGAGTTCTCGCGTGCGGTGAAGACCGGCGCGACCGCCGGCAAGGTCGCGGCGACCGTGGTGTCGCGCATGGAGCGGCGCACCAAGACCGGCAACAAGATGGGCATCATGGGCCTGTCGGACCCGACCGGCCATTTCGAGGCGGTGCTGTTCTCCGAGGGGCTCGCGCAGTATCGCGACGTGCTCGAGCCGGGGGCGGCTGTGCTGCTGCAGCTCGGCGCCGAGCTGCAGGGCGAGGACGTGCGGGCGAGGGTGCTGCACGCCGAGCCGCTGGATCACGCCGCCGCCAAGACGCAAAAGGGCCTGCGGATCTTTTTGCGCGACACCAAGCCGCTGGATTCGATCGCCCGCCGGCTCAACATGCCGGACGCTGCTCCCGCTCCGGGTGGCGGCGCGAAGGTCCCGGCGGCAAAGCCCGCGCCGGCAGCCGCGCCGCCGGCAGGCGCTGCCGATGGCGACGTCTCGCTGGTGATGATGCTCGACCTCGAGACCGAGGTGGAGATGAAGCTGCCCGGCCGCTACAAGGTCTCCCCGCAGATCGCCGGCGCGATCAAGGCAGTGACGGGCGTCGTCGACGTGCAGACGCTGTAG
- a CDS encoding GDCCVxC domain-containing (seleno)protein, translating to MTELISELTCPSCGHVSAETMPTDACQFFYDCKRCGTRLKPKAGDCCVYCSYGTVPCPPMQAGNCCG from the coding sequence ATGACGGAACTGATCTCCGAACTGACCTGCCCATCCTGCGGCCATGTCTCTGCCGAGACCATGCCGACCGATGCCTGCCAGTTCTTCTATGACTGCAAGCGGTGCGGCACCCGGCTGAAACCGAAAGCAGGAGATTGCTGCGTTTATTGCTCATACGGAACCGTCCCATGCCCGCCAATGCAAGCCGGGAATTGTTGCGGGTAA
- a CDS encoding outer membrane protein has protein sequence MKKILLVTASLLALSATAASAADLAARPYTKAPPPMVAAVYDWTGFYIGINGGWAQAHDNRSVTGLGTVGSFDANGGTVGGQVGYRWQTGGWVFGLEAQGNWADVSGSTGNLVVPGGVVRSKMDAFGLFTGQIGYAWNNVLLYAKGGAAVTDRNYQFLAPGGVLASETGYDTRWSPTVGVGLEFAFAQGWSLGVEYNHIFEDTHDATFVVPGGIGVTGFRTGGDTDMVLGRLNYKFGGPVIARY, from the coding sequence ATGAAGAAGATTTTGCTTGTCACCGCCAGCCTGCTCGCGCTCAGCGCGACCGCTGCTTCCGCGGCTGACCTCGCGGCTCGCCCTTACACCAAGGCTCCGCCGCCCATGGTTGCCGCTGTTTATGATTGGACCGGCTTCTACATTGGTATCAACGGCGGTTGGGCCCAGGCCCACGACAACCGTTCGGTGACCGGTCTCGGCACCGTCGGCAGCTTCGACGCCAACGGCGGCACCGTCGGTGGCCAGGTCGGCTACCGCTGGCAGACCGGCGGCTGGGTGTTCGGTCTGGAAGCTCAGGGCAACTGGGCTGACGTCTCGGGCAGCACCGGCAACCTCGTCGTCCCGGGCGGCGTCGTTCGCTCGAAGATGGATGCGTTCGGCCTGTTCACCGGTCAGATCGGTTACGCCTGGAACAACGTCCTGCTGTACGCCAAGGGCGGTGCTGCGGTCACCGATCGCAACTACCAGTTCCTGGCTCCCGGCGGCGTGCTGGCGTCCGAAACCGGCTACGACACCCGTTGGAGCCCGACGGTCGGTGTTGGCCTCGAGTTCGCCTTCGCCCAGGGCTGGTCGCTCGGCGTCGAGTACAACCACATCTTCGAAGACACGCACGATGCGACGTTCGTCGTTCCTGGTGGCATCGGTGTGACCGGCTTCCGCACCGGTGGCGACACCGACATGGTGCTCGGCCGTCTGAACTACAAGTTCGGTGGCCCGGTCATCGCGCGCTACTGA
- a CDS encoding DUF3551 domain-containing protein → MRTMILAAASVVALATLGTVPAHAIGVRYPFCIQGDRYPGLSNCSYPSYQACLATASGIGQNCIANPYYAGDNDPRSYLNMSPRERRDDGNFFNLFFH, encoded by the coding sequence ATGCGGACGATGATTCTTGCTGCGGCATCTGTGGTCGCGCTCGCGACCTTGGGGACTGTGCCCGCGCATGCCATCGGCGTGCGCTACCCGTTCTGCATTCAGGGCGATCGCTATCCCGGTCTGAGCAACTGCTCCTACCCGTCCTATCAGGCGTGCCTGGCCACCGCCTCCGGCATCGGACAGAACTGCATCGCCAACCCCTATTATGCCGGCGACAACGACCCGCGTTCCTATCTGAACATGTCGCCGCGGGAGCGCCGCGACGACGGCAATTTCTTCAACCTGTTCTTCCACTGA
- a CDS encoding DUF3551 domain-containing protein produces the protein MRSLILALLAILLALEAVASAPANAQKYDSTSPVCKRNYRWGGEDTDCGYTSMAQCQASASGLAAMCIDNPYYAGPPIDRRPREPGRRPRPVY, from the coding sequence ATGCGCAGCCTGATTCTGGCACTGTTGGCCATACTGTTGGCCTTGGAGGCAGTCGCGAGCGCGCCGGCCAACGCCCAGAAATACGATTCGACCTCACCGGTCTGCAAACGCAACTACCGATGGGGCGGTGAGGACACCGATTGCGGCTACACCTCGATGGCTCAGTGCCAAGCCTCGGCGTCCGGCCTGGCGGCGATGTGCATCGATAATCCCTACTATGCCGGGCCGCCGATCGACCGTCGGCCGAGAGAGCCTGGCAGACGGCCCCGCCCGGTCTATTGA
- a CDS encoding ABC transporter ATP-binding protein — translation MAEGAEDTPVIYLHDIKREYRQGEATLTILNGAKLALWPGQSVALVAPSGSGKSTLLHIAGLLETPDEGEVYVAGTPTSQMSDVDRTQIRRSDIGFVYQQHRLLPEFSALENVMLPQMIRGLKRSETVKRSTEILSYLGLGDRITHRPAELSGGEQQRVAIARAVANAPRVLFADEPTGNLDPGTADHVFGALMQLVKATRVAMLIATHNMDLAARMDRRVSLSNGQIVELE, via the coding sequence ATGGCGGAGGGGGCGGAAGATACACCGGTCATCTATCTTCATGACATCAAGCGGGAATACCGGCAGGGTGAAGCGACGCTGACGATCCTGAACGGCGCCAAGCTTGCGCTGTGGCCGGGTCAATCGGTGGCGCTGGTGGCACCGTCGGGATCAGGCAAGTCGACATTGCTGCACATCGCAGGCCTGCTCGAGACCCCCGATGAGGGCGAGGTCTATGTTGCGGGCACGCCGACCTCGCAGATGTCCGATGTCGATCGCACCCAGATTCGCCGTTCCGACATCGGCTTCGTCTATCAACAGCACCGGCTGCTGCCGGAATTCTCGGCGCTCGAGAACGTCATGCTGCCGCAGATGATTCGGGGCCTGAAACGCTCCGAGACCGTGAAACGGTCGACCGAGATCCTGTCCTATCTCGGCCTTGGCGACCGCATCACTCATCGTCCGGCTGAACTCTCGGGCGGCGAGCAGCAACGCGTGGCGATCGCGCGCGCGGTTGCCAATGCACCGCGGGTCTTGTTTGCGGACGAGCCGACCGGCAATCTCGATCCCGGCACGGCCGATCACGTCTTCGGCGCGCTGATGCAACTCGTCAAGGCGACCCGGGTCGCGATGCTGATCGCGACCCACAACATGGATCTCGCCGCGCGGATGGATCGCCGGGTGTCGCTGTCGAACGGACAGATCGTCGAGCTCGAATAA
- a CDS encoding lipoprotein-releasing ABC transporter permease subunit yields the protein MDETMSEPVRTPPFAPFEWLLSGRYLRARRKEGFISVIAGFSFLGIMLGVATLIVVMAVMNGFRKELLDKILGLNGHLLVQPLESPLTDWKDVADRISQVQGIRLAAPVVDGQGLGSSPFNAAGVFIRGIRSDDLNNLTSIAKNIKQGTLEGFDEGQGVAIGRRLADQLSLHAGDMITLVSPKGAVTPMGTTPRIKPYKISAVFEIGMSEYDSTFVFMPLAEAQAYFNRNNDVSSIEVFTTNPDKIDTYRKLVTEAAGRPVFLVDWRQRNSTFFNALQVERNVMFLILTMIVLVAALNIVSGLIMLVKDKGQDIAILRTMGASQGSIMRIFLITGASIGVVGTLTGFAVGMLICLNIESIRQFLSWLTNTELFSPELYFLSKLPAEVDFGETLAVVIMALTLSFLATLYPSWRAARLDPVDALRYE from the coding sequence ATGGATGAGACCATGAGCGAGCCAGTCCGAACCCCGCCTTTTGCGCCATTCGAATGGCTGCTGTCCGGACGCTATCTGCGCGCGCGCCGCAAGGAAGGCTTCATCTCGGTCATCGCCGGCTTCTCGTTCCTCGGCATCATGCTCGGCGTCGCCACGCTGATCGTGGTGATGGCCGTCATGAATGGCTTTCGCAAGGAGCTCCTGGACAAGATCCTCGGCCTCAACGGACATCTCCTGGTGCAGCCGCTGGAATCGCCGCTGACCGATTGGAAGGACGTCGCCGACCGCATCAGCCAGGTGCAGGGCATCCGGCTGGCCGCGCCTGTCGTGGACGGGCAGGGGCTCGGTTCGTCGCCGTTCAACGCCGCCGGCGTCTTCATCCGCGGCATTCGCTCAGACGATCTCAACAACCTCACCTCGATCGCCAAGAACATCAAGCAGGGCACGCTTGAGGGCTTCGATGAAGGGCAGGGCGTCGCGATCGGCCGCCGGCTCGCCGACCAGCTCTCGCTGCACGCCGGCGACATGATCACGCTGGTCTCGCCAAAGGGCGCGGTGACGCCGATGGGCACCACGCCGCGCATCAAGCCCTACAAGATATCAGCGGTGTTCGAGATCGGTATGTCGGAATACGATTCGACCTTCGTGTTCATGCCGCTGGCCGAGGCGCAGGCCTATTTCAACCGCAACAACGACGTGTCCTCGATCGAGGTGTTCACCACCAATCCGGACAAGATCGACACCTATCGCAAGCTGGTGACGGAGGCGGCCGGCCGGCCGGTCTTCCTGGTCGACTGGCGGCAGCGCAACTCGACCTTCTTCAACGCGCTGCAGGTCGAACGCAACGTGATGTTCCTGATCCTGACCATGATCGTGCTGGTCGCGGCGCTCAACATCGTCTCGGGCCTGATCATGCTGGTGAAGGACAAGGGGCAGGACATCGCGATCCTGCGCACCATGGGCGCCTCGCAAGGCTCGATCATGCGGATCTTCCTGATTACCGGTGCCTCGATCGGCGTGGTCGGAACGTTGACCGGATTCGCTGTCGGCATGCTGATCTGCCTGAACATCGAATCGATCAGGCAGTTCCTGTCATGGCTCACCAACACTGAGCTGTTCTCGCCGGAGCTCTATTTTCTCTCCAAGCTGCCGGCTGAAGTCGATTTCGGCGAGACGCTCGCCGTCGTGATCATGGCGCTGACGCTGTCCTTCCTGGCGACGCTCTACCCGTCGTGGCGCGCCGCGCGCCTCGATCCGGTCGATGCGCTCCGGTACGAGTAA
- the proS gene encoding proline--tRNA ligase: MRLSRFFLPILKENPKEAEIVSHRLMLRAGMMRQEAAGIYAWLPLGFRVLKKIEQIVREEQDRAGALELLMPTLQLADLWRESGRYDAYGPEMLRILDRHKRELLYGPTNEEMITEIFRSYVKSYKSLPLNLYHIQWKFRDEQRPRFGVMRGREFLMKDAYSFDLDEAGARRSYNKMFVAYLRTFARMGLKAIPMRAETGPIGGDLSHEFIVLAETGESGVYINRDVLDLPVPGADVDYDGDLTPIIKQWTSVYAATEDVHEAARFEQEVPEAKRLNTRGIEVGQIFYFGTKYSDTMKAMVAGPDGVDVPIHGGSYGVGVSRLVGAIIEACHDDAGIKWPEAVAPFRVAILNLKQGDAAVDGACEQLYRDLLAKGVDVLYDDTDQRAGAKFAAADLIGIPWQILVGPKGLADGKVEVKRRSDGSRDNMSPADVVAKLAG; the protein is encoded by the coding sequence ATGCGATTGTCGCGGTTTTTCCTGCCCATCCTGAAAGAAAATCCGAAAGAGGCGGAGATCGTCTCGCATCGGCTGATGTTGCGCGCGGGCATGATGCGGCAGGAGGCGGCCGGCATCTATGCCTGGCTGCCGCTCGGCTTCCGGGTGCTGAAGAAGATCGAGCAGATCGTTCGCGAGGAGCAGGACCGCGCCGGTGCGCTCGAGCTTTTGATGCCGACGCTGCAACTCGCCGATCTCTGGCGTGAAAGCGGCCGCTACGACGCCTATGGCCCGGAGATGCTGCGCATCCTCGATCGTCACAAGCGCGAGCTTCTGTACGGGCCGACCAACGAGGAAATGATCACGGAGATCTTCCGCTCCTACGTCAAGTCCTACAAGAGCCTGCCGCTCAACCTCTATCACATCCAGTGGAAGTTCCGCGACGAGCAGCGTCCGCGCTTCGGCGTGATGCGCGGCCGCGAATTTCTGATGAAGGACGCCTATTCGTTCGACCTCGATGAGGCCGGTGCGCGGCGCTCCTACAACAAGATGTTCGTGGCCTACCTGCGCACCTTCGCGCGGATGGGTCTCAAGGCGATCCCGATGCGGGCCGAGACCGGTCCGATCGGCGGCGATCTCAGCCACGAGTTCATCGTGCTCGCGGAGACCGGCGAGTCCGGCGTCTACATCAACCGCGATGTGCTTGACCTGCCGGTGCCGGGTGCGGACGTCGATTATGACGGCGACCTGACGCCAATCATCAAGCAGTGGACCTCGGTCTACGCTGCGACCGAGGACGTCCACGAGGCCGCGCGCTTCGAGCAGGAAGTCCCCGAAGCAAAGCGGCTCAACACCCGCGGCATCGAGGTCGGCCAGATCTTCTATTTCGGCACCAAATATTCCGACACCATGAAGGCGATGGTGGCCGGACCCGATGGCGTCGACGTGCCGATCCATGGCGGCTCCTACGGCGTCGGCGTGTCGCGTCTGGTCGGCGCGATCATCGAGGCCTGTCACGATGATGCCGGCATCAAATGGCCCGAGGCGGTCGCGCCGTTCCGTGTTGCGATCCTCAATCTCAAGCAGGGCGATGCCGCCGTCGATGGTGCCTGCGAACAGCTCTATCGCGATCTCCTGGCGAAGGGCGTCGACGTGCTCTACGACGACACCGATCAGCGCGCCGGCGCCAAGTTCGCCGCGGCCGATCTGATCGGTATCCCCTGGCAGATTCTGGTCGGACCGAAGGGGCTTGCCGACGGCAAGGTCGAGGTGAAGCGTCGCAGCGACGGTTCACGCGACAACATGAGCCCCGCCGACGTGGTCGCGAAGCTCGCGGGTTAA